GACAGAGTATGTCGTAACTCGCTGGTATCGGGCCCCAGAATTGCTGCTCTGCTGCGAGAATTATGGGACGTCAATTGATGTGTGGTCTGTAGGATGCATCTTTGCCGAGCTTCTCGGTAGGAAACCTATCTTCCCGGGTACGGAATGTTTGAATCAACTCAAATTGATAATTAACATACTGGGTAGCCAAAGAGAGGAAGATCTTGAGTTCATAGACAATCAGAAGGCAAGGAGATATATAAAATCCCTTCCATACTCTCCTGGGGCTCCTCTTTCCCGTCTTTATCCGAACGCTCATCCTCTAGCAATCGATCTGCTACAAAAGATGCTTGTCTTTGACCCATCAAAGAGGATTGGTGTAACTGAGGCGTTGCAACATCCTTACATGTCCCCACTGTATGATCCAAACAGCAATCCTCCAGCTCAGGTGCCGATCGATCTTGACATTGATgaggaacttggagaagaaatGATACGAGAGATGATGTGGAAAGAAATGCTTCATTACCACCCTGAAGGTCTTGAAGAACACGCAGAAATGACATGTTTCCATCCCGAACCTACTACGAGTAGTACTGCAGTGTATTCTTGACCGAATCTTGTTAGCAATCCAGCTTAGAAGCTTTGCAGGGTGATGATGGTGACAAACAATCCGCTCCTTCCCCATTTCGTTTCTATATCGAATAGCTCGGTAATAATTATCTAGTAACTTCCTTCTGCTGCCCCACCCTCGTCGCCTAGGGAAAAATGGTGGTCCTGTAATAATGAATTAATGTTGAAACAAGCATGCAttagagggttttttttttctgctaCAAGCATGTCTGTCTGTTTGGTATTCAAGAACCTTGTTTGGGCTGGTCTTGTTTGTTCTTGTAAATAGGTCGGTTTGGATTATGGAATCCCTGTTTCTGTCTTTGAATTAGGATGTTTCTTAGACTCTATTTTGCTTGCAATGTTGAGTTTCAATCTTCCCTAATGTTATTGATCCTGAGTAATTACTTTACAAGTGGTTGAGCTTAGAGCAAATAAAAAAGTAGATGAAATTTTTGGTTTAAATCAAATACTAGCGAACTTCCAGAAATGTTTAATATGTTCTTGTGCTATCAATTTTATGTAGGAATATTCATAATGGAGGGGGAGatggattatttttttttttttttttaaggatattAAGGATGTCAATACATAAATACAGTCTTGCCTCTCTACCAAAAGAATAGGGCTTACCAAAGGAATAGGTTGGTTACAACAAAATATCTAACCATTTGTTTTCGTTAGAGTTATTTTTGCATTCCCAAATTAGGGATTtcatattgtataaatacatTACCTATGTATATTTCAATATACAAGAAATCATAAAGGAAAGGTTGGCTTGCCACTGTCGTGTACTGTTTGAGTTATCGTCTGCCTGATTGAaactatcgtttaccttttttgATACAAGCGTCTACCTCCTGAcactatcgtctacacgatatcgtctacctcctgacgcagtcgtctacacgatatcaTCTATCGTCTACCACCTGAcgctatcgtctacacgatatcatctatcgtctacctcctgatgctatcatctacacgatatcATCTGTCGTCTACCTCTTGAcgttatcgtctacatgatatCGCCTATCTCTTGAAGCTGTCGTCTATCTCCCTCAGACATTATCGTCTACCTCCACCAAACGCTATCATCTATCTTTGACGCTATCATTTAGCTTGTCTAAGTGTTATCGTCCGCCGCGTGAGTCAAGCCATATCTTTCAACCTCACATTCTAACTTGGTAAGTGCTAATAATGACCAAAGTCAATCAAGGAAACCTGGGAGCCACCCTCGGCACAGCCAACTTCAACAGCCCACCCTTGaaccaactcctcaatcagataaCCTCCATTAAACTTGATCGCAACAATTTCCTCTTATGGAAAAACTTGGCGCTTCCAATCCTTTGGAGTTATCGACTCGAAGGACACCTGACCATACAAAAGGTTTGTCCCCCAATGTTTTTGTAACCTGCAGTCGGTGAGAGCATACCGACTGGATCAACTGGAGCAGGAGCTGCTCTGTGCAGCACATAAGGAAGCTCTGGCAGTGGTGCTTCCAGCTCGTCAACAGCACTTGAGGCAAATCCTCAATACGAAGCGTGGATGGCTGTAGATCAACTTCTCCTCATCTGGCTGTATAACTCCATGACACCAGAGGTTGCCATTCAAGTGATGGGATGTGAATGTGCAAAGGATCTGTGGACCAGCATTGAACAAATCTTTGGTGTTCAGTCCAGGGTTGAAGAATATTATCTGAGACATGTGTTTCAAACAATCAGAAAGGGTAATTTGAAAAAGGAAGAGTACCTTCGAACTATGAAAATGAATGCTGACAATCTCGAGCAAGCTGGTAGTTCTGTGCcaccaacaactcttgtttcacAGGTACTACTAGGACTTGATGAAGAGTACAATGCCATCGTAGCCACGATCCAAGGGAGAGCGAACATGTCGTGGCTTGATATGTAGTCAGAACTTCTCCTGTATGAAAGGAGATTGGAACATCAGTCAAACCAAAAGACGACAGTAGGCTTCAACCAAGTCAGTAATGCATTAGTGAATATGACAAACACTAGACATGTCAACCAAAACAACAAGACCAATAGCAGCAATCAGTCTACTAGGGAAGGACAATGAAGTGGTGGTGGCCATGGCAAAGGCCGAGGCAGGGGAAGAAACAACAATAAACCTGTGTGTCAAGTCTGTGGGAAGGTGGGACACATAACGTTCTAC
This genomic window from Benincasa hispida cultivar B227 chromosome 4, ASM972705v1, whole genome shotgun sequence contains:
- the LOC120075690 gene encoding mitogen-activated protein kinase homolog NTF3: MATPVEPPNGVRSQGKHYYSMWQTLFEIDTKYVPIKPIGRGAYGIVCSSVNRETNEKVAIKRIHNAFENRIDALRTLRELKLLRHLRHENVICLKDVMMPIHRRSFKDVYLVYELMDTDLHQIIKSSQTLTNDHCQYFLFQLLRGLKYLHSANILHRDLKPGNLLVNANCDLKICDFGLARTSNGKNQFMTEYVVTRWYRAPELLLCCENYGTSIDVWSVGCIFAELLGRKPIFPGTECLNQLKLIINILGSQREEDLEFIDNQKARRYIKSLPYSPGAPLSRLYPNAHPLAIDLLQKMLVFDPSKRIGVTEALQHPYMSPLYDPNSNPPAQVPIDLDIDEELGEEMIREMMWKEMLHYHPEGLEEHAEMTCFHPEPTTSSTAVYS